A window of Pantoea agglomerans contains these coding sequences:
- a CDS encoding RrF2 family transcriptional regulator → MLDYRFPTALQMVLSVAMAEQMGKRSTSAILAYGLEANPSFIRKLMVPLTRDGIIVSTLGRTGSIHLGRPASEITLRDIYTSVIEDKKLWASRPDVAPRCLVSANLCWYFKSIADEAEQASLEVLEKRTVADALEELKKGNETECAPVLEPDAIEDLCKKSR, encoded by the coding sequence ATGCTTGATTACCGCTTCCCGACAGCTTTGCAAATGGTTCTTAGCGTAGCGATGGCGGAGCAAATGGGTAAACGCTCGACCAGCGCCATTCTGGCATACGGCCTTGAGGCGAATCCCAGCTTCATCCGCAAGCTGATGGTTCCGCTTACTCGCGACGGCATTATCGTCTCGACGCTTGGCCGCACCGGTTCAATCCACCTTGGGCGTCCGGCCAGCGAAATCACGCTGCGCGATATCTACACCTCGGTGATTGAGGACAAAAAGCTCTGGGCGTCGCGTCCAGACGTTGCGCCTCGCTGCCTGGTCAGCGCCAATCTCTGCTGGTACTTTAAATCGATTGCCGATGAAGCCGAGCAGGCCTCGCTGGAAGTGCTGGAAAAACGCACCGTTGCCGACGCGCTCGAAGAGCTGAAGAAAGGCAACGAAACCGAGTGCGCCCCGGTGCTGGAACCGGATGCGATCGAGGACCTGTGTAAAAAAAGCCGCTAA